From a single Adhaeribacter swui genomic region:
- a CDS encoding SdiA-regulated domain-containing protein has protein sequence MKIANYYKQLKTWGWSMLIALSVLACDATQAESQQKNNTQTDKPKKEKKKKASEKEAASAEVKILKKYELPAILREVSGIAYLGNNQFACVQDESGIIFVYNTQTNRIDKQITFGAAGDYEGIAVVGNTAYVGRSDGKIYEVAITGNQPAKVQQYVTSLTAENNVEGLTYDARGNRLLLIIKGEEAGEKDYKGIYAFDLKAKKFNPEPIAKISLTDPQLAAYEGKKLNKAIQPSEIAVHPVTGAIYVTEASNPQLFILKPDGAIQTRYKLSKQDFNQPEGITFSPTGELYISNEGKKASGNILQVKIQ, from the coding sequence ATGAAAATCGCCAATTATTATAAGCAGCTAAAAACCTGGGGTTGGAGTATGCTGATAGCCTTATCGGTGCTGGCTTGCGATGCCACCCAAGCCGAAAGCCAGCAGAAAAATAATACCCAAACCGATAAACCAAAGAAAGAAAAGAAAAAGAAAGCTTCGGAAAAGGAAGCGGCATCGGCAGAAGTAAAAATTTTAAAAAAATACGAATTGCCGGCCATTTTACGCGAAGTATCGGGCATAGCTTACCTGGGTAATAATCAGTTTGCCTGCGTGCAGGACGAATCTGGAATTATTTTCGTGTATAATACCCAAACCAACCGCATCGATAAACAAATTACTTTTGGGGCGGCCGGCGACTACGAAGGTATTGCGGTAGTGGGTAACACGGCTTACGTGGGGCGCAGCGATGGTAAAATTTACGAGGTGGCTATTACGGGCAATCAACCCGCTAAAGTGCAACAGTACGTTACATCGTTAACCGCCGAAAATAACGTAGAAGGCCTTACCTACGATGCCCGGGGCAATCGCTTGTTATTAATTATTAAGGGCGAAGAAGCCGGCGAAAAAGACTACAAAGGCATTTACGCTTTTGATTTAAAAGCCAAAAAGTTTAACCCGGAACCCATTGCCAAAATCAGCCTTACCGATCCCCAACTAGCTGCTTACGAAGGCAAAAAGTTAAACAAGGCCATTCAGCCCTCCGAGATTGCAGTGCACCCGGTAACCGGCGCCATTTACGTGACCGAAGCCAGCAACCCGCAGCTCTTTATTTTAAAACCCGATGGCGCCATCCAAACGCGCTACAAACTAAGTAAACAAGATTTTAATCAGCCCGAAGGCATAACATTTAGCCCCACCGGCGAATTATATATATCTAACGAAGGTAAAAAAGCCAGCGGAAATATTCTGCAGGTGAAAATTCAGTAA
- a CDS encoding sensor histidine kinase: MKLLNYTTSYFAAILLAVITVWAGLFYWNMLDEIQDSLDDGLENQKLLVIRKAEQDSTVLQQKDFEAGYYRLKEVPLQQAINQKDVYQDTLMYMLNEEDYEPVRMLKTYFRHHDKFYEMRVITSMVEEDDLIEDLFFALLWLYVGLISSILLLNNVLLKKTWQPFYFLLQHLQQFRLENLKLINPVPTRIEEFQQLNITVERLLQSNVNSYLSQKNLIENAAHELQTPLAISLNKLELLVEGNQLTPEQLEQVAGVMDHLERLTRLNKSLLLLSKIENNQFPEVQQVELNATIKQIIADFADQAEYREITITLLEEETCEQNLNADLAHILFLNLMKNAIVHNHRGGIVRITVKSNSIQIQNSGKAVALNPDKVFARFQKDSDSPNSTGLGLAIVKAISDLYRFKINYSYEQFHTWTILF, translated from the coding sequence ATGAAATTACTCAATTACACCACTTCTTACTTTGCAGCTATATTGCTGGCCGTGATTACGGTTTGGGCAGGTTTGTTTTACTGGAACATGCTCGACGAAATACAAGATAGTCTGGACGATGGTCTGGAAAATCAAAAACTGCTGGTCATTCGCAAGGCCGAGCAGGACAGCACCGTTTTGCAGCAAAAAGATTTTGAAGCCGGTTATTATCGCCTCAAAGAAGTTCCTTTGCAACAGGCTATAAACCAAAAAGACGTGTACCAGGATACGCTCATGTACATGCTCAACGAAGAAGATTATGAGCCGGTGCGCATGCTAAAAACGTATTTCCGGCACCACGATAAGTTCTACGAAATGCGGGTAATCACCTCTATGGTGGAAGAAGATGATTTAATTGAGGATTTGTTTTTTGCCTTACTGTGGTTGTATGTGGGTTTAATCAGCAGTATTTTGCTGTTGAACAATGTGTTGCTGAAAAAAACGTGGCAGCCTTTTTACTTTTTGCTCCAGCACTTACAACAGTTTCGGCTCGAAAATTTAAAATTAATTAATCCGGTTCCCACCAGAATCGAGGAGTTCCAGCAGCTAAATATTACCGTCGAGCGGTTATTGCAAAGCAACGTAAACAGCTATTTAAGCCAGAAAAATTTAATTGAGAATGCCGCCCATGAGCTGCAAACGCCTTTGGCGATTAGTTTAAACAAACTAGAATTATTAGTAGAAGGTAACCAACTTACCCCGGAACAATTAGAGCAAGTGGCCGGCGTTATGGATCACTTGGAGCGACTTACCCGCCTGAATAAATCACTTTTGCTGTTGTCTAAAATAGAAAATAATCAATTTCCGGAGGTGCAGCAAGTAGAATTAAACGCTACTATTAAGCAGATAATCGCGGATTTTGCCGACCAGGCCGAATACCGGGAAATTACCATTACTTTGCTGGAAGAAGAAACCTGCGAGCAAAACCTGAACGCCGACTTAGCCCACATTCTTTTTTTAAATTTAATGAAGAATGCCATTGTACATAATCACCGCGGTGGCATCGTGCGGATTACGGTAAAAAGCAATTCTATTCAGATTCAAAATTCCGGTAAAGCAGTGGCGCTAAACCCCGACAAAGTGTTTGCCCGTTTCCAAAAAGATTCCGATTCGCCCAATTCCACGGGTTTAGGTTTAGCCATTGTTAAAGCCATCTCGGACCTGTACCGGTTTAAAATAAATTATAGCTACGAGCAATTCCACACCTGGACCATTCTATTTTAG
- a CDS encoding response regulator transcription factor — MKILVIEDEPDLLDTIQKSLEKEKYLVETAATYFSALEKVGVYDYDCILLDITLPDGNGLAILEELKKQQKAEGVIIISAKNSLDDKVAGLELGADDYLAKPFHLAELHARVKSVLRRRKFAGSNLVVLDNVQIDPDKHQVWVSGVELVLNRKEFDILLYLVTNKQRLVTKTALAEHVWGDHIDEADSFEFIYSQIKNLRKKLRDYQAEIEIQAIYGIGYKLVSA, encoded by the coding sequence ATGAAAATACTGGTTATTGAAGATGAGCCGGACTTGCTGGATACGATTCAAAAGTCGTTGGAAAAAGAAAAATACCTGGTAGAAACCGCTGCTACGTACTTTTCGGCTCTGGAGAAAGTGGGCGTATACGACTACGATTGCATTTTGCTGGATATTACTTTACCCGACGGCAACGGCTTAGCCATTCTGGAAGAACTCAAAAAACAGCAAAAAGCCGAAGGAGTGATTATAATTTCAGCTAAAAACTCTTTAGATGATAAAGTGGCGGGTCTGGAATTAGGCGCTGATGATTATTTAGCCAAGCCTTTTCATCTGGCTGAGTTGCATGCGCGGGTAAAATCGGTGTTGCGACGCCGGAAATTTGCCGGCAGTAATTTAGTTGTACTGGATAACGTGCAGATTGACCCGGATAAACACCAGGTTTGGGTAAGCGGGGTAGAGCTGGTCTTAAATCGCAAAGAATTTGATATTTTATTGTACCTGGTAACCAACAAACAACGGCTGGTAACCAAAACCGCTTTGGCCGAACACGTGTGGGGCGACCACATCGACGAGGCTGATAGCTTTGAATTTATTTATTCGCAAATCAAAAACTTACGCAAAAAACTCCGCGATTACCAGGCCGAAATTGAAATTCAAGCCATTTACGGCATTGGGTACAAATTGGTAAGCGCATGA
- a CDS encoding Gfo/Idh/MocA family protein produces the protein MNSRRDFLQKLTLSAFTLPLIPGNLQPINLSEADPEPYQGKVLRVAICGLGSYGTRVADAMQSCKRAKLVGAISGTPSKLKEWQTKYNIPAKNCYSYADLDKIKNNKDIDAVYVITPNSLHREQVIRVAKAGKHAICEKPMALNAQEGQQMIDACKAANVKLLVGYRMHFEPKTLEVVRMRKAGEFGKIKFFQGLSGFTIGDPTQWRLNKELAGGGSMMDIGIYSINGARYMVGEEPVWVTAQETKTDPVKFKEGVDETIQFQMGFPSGAVASCLSTYSMNNLDKFFLNGEKGFAEMQPSTGYGPIKGRTHKGELEQPHNTHQTVQMDEMAAIIFDNKQPEVPVDGEEGLRDLKIIDAIFLAAKTGKKVELKA, from the coding sequence ATGAATTCTCGTCGTGATTTCTTGCAAAAACTAACGCTATCAGCTTTTACCTTACCTTTAATACCTGGCAATCTGCAGCCCATTAACTTATCCGAAGCAGATCCGGAGCCTTACCAGGGCAAAGTGTTGCGGGTAGCTATTTGTGGTTTGGGCAGTTATGGTACCCGGGTAGCCGATGCCATGCAATCCTGCAAAAGAGCTAAATTGGTGGGTGCCATTAGCGGTACGCCGTCGAAATTGAAAGAATGGCAAACCAAATACAACATTCCGGCGAAAAACTGCTACAGCTACGCCGATTTAGACAAAATTAAGAACAACAAAGACATTGATGCGGTGTACGTGATTACCCCGAACTCCTTGCACCGCGAACAGGTAATCCGGGTAGCTAAAGCCGGCAAACACGCCATCTGCGAGAAGCCCATGGCCCTAAACGCCCAGGAAGGCCAACAAATGATTGATGCCTGCAAAGCCGCGAACGTAAAATTACTGGTGGGGTACCGCATGCACTTCGAACCGAAAACGTTAGAGGTTGTCCGGATGCGCAAAGCCGGCGAATTTGGAAAAATTAAGTTTTTCCAGGGGTTATCGGGCTTTACTATTGGCGACCCGACCCAGTGGCGCTTAAACAAAGAATTGGCCGGCGGCGGTTCTATGATGGATATTGGCATTTACTCGATAAACGGAGCCCGCTACATGGTAGGTGAGGAGCCGGTGTGGGTAACGGCCCAGGAAACCAAAACCGACCCGGTTAAATTTAAAGAAGGCGTCGACGAAACCATTCAGTTTCAGATGGGCTTCCCGAGCGGGGCGGTGGCTTCTTGCTTATCCACGTACAGCATGAACAACCTGGATAAATTCTTCCTGAACGGCGAAAAAGGTTTTGCCGAAATGCAGCCTTCTACGGGTTACGGTCCTATTAAAGGGCGCACGCACAAAGGCGAACTGGAACAACCGCACAATACCCACCAAACCGTTCAAATGGACGAAATGGCCGCTATTATTTTTGATAACAAACAACCCGAGGTGCCCGTGGATGGGGAAGAAGGTTTGCGCGACTTAAAAATCATCGACGCTATTTTCCTGGCCGCTAAAACCGGTAAGAAGGTGGAGTTAAAAGCGTAA
- the dusB gene encoding tRNA dihydrouridine synthase DusB: MVKIGNITLPDFPLLLAPMEDVSDPPFRAVCKANGADLMYTEFISSEGLIRAAAKSRQKLDVFDYERPIGIQIFGSDIESMRESAVISAAAGPDLIDINYGCPVKNVACRGAGAALLRDVPKMVQMTEAIVKATTLPVTVKTRLGWDESTKNVTEVAERLQDIGIQALSIHGRTRVQMYKGEADWRLIAEVKNNPRITIPIFGNGDIDTPQKALEYKNRFGVDGVMIGRAAIGYPWIFREIKHYLKTGEMLAPPILEERIENCKLHFTRSLEWKGDRQGIFEMRRHYANYFKGLPNFKPFRMRLVQTESPEEVYQILEEVAQSEALMLAE; encoded by the coding sequence TTGGTAAAGATAGGAAACATTACGCTCCCGGATTTTCCCTTATTACTCGCGCCTATGGAGGATGTGAGTGACCCACCGTTCCGGGCAGTTTGCAAAGCCAACGGTGCCGACCTGATGTACACGGAATTTATCTCGTCGGAAGGCTTGATTCGGGCGGCTGCCAAGAGCCGGCAAAAACTGGATGTGTTTGATTACGAACGCCCCATCGGCATTCAAATTTTTGGCAGCGACATTGAGTCCATGCGCGAATCGGCGGTAATTTCGGCGGCAGCGGGTCCGGATTTAATTGATATTAATTACGGTTGTCCGGTTAAAAACGTAGCTTGCCGGGGTGCCGGAGCCGCCTTACTGCGCGATGTTCCCAAAATGGTGCAAATGACCGAAGCTATCGTAAAAGCCACCACTTTGCCCGTAACCGTTAAAACCCGTTTGGGCTGGGACGAATCCACGAAAAACGTTACCGAAGTGGCTGAGCGGTTACAAGATATTGGCATTCAGGCTTTGTCCATCCATGGCCGCACCCGCGTGCAGATGTACAAAGGCGAAGCTGATTGGCGCTTAATTGCCGAAGTGAAAAATAATCCCCGCATTACAATTCCGATTTTTGGCAACGGCGACATTGATACGCCGCAAAAAGCTTTAGAGTATAAAAACCGCTTTGGCGTAGATGGTGTGATGATTGGCCGAGCTGCCATTGGTTACCCTTGGATTTTTAGGGAAATTAAACATTACCTGAAAACCGGCGAAATGCTGGCCCCGCCCATTTTAGAAGAACGAATAGAGAACTGCAAGCTGCACTTTACCCGCTCTTTAGAATGGAAAGGCGACCGGCAAGGTATTTTTGAAATGCGCCGTCACTACGCTAACTATTTTAAAGGCTTACCTAACTTTAAACCGTTCCGGATGCGGCTGGTGCAAACTGAGTCGCCGGAAGAAGTTTACCAGATTCTGGAGGAAGTAGCCCAATCCGAAGCACTAATGCTGGCCGAATAA